From Pantoea sp. At-9b, the proteins below share one genomic window:
- a CDS encoding DUF3224 domain-containing protein, whose amino-acid sequence MGVLSLNGVCRSGCGNRIVRWRIAEQSLSITIVPGSGSGELAQLRGYLQLRREGSQHADLPDGLTLSQK is encoded by the coding sequence ATGGGTGTTCTGTCCCTGAACGGCGTTTGTCGCTCGGGTTGCGGTAACAGAATCGTGCGCTGGCGCATTGCGGAGCAATCATTGTCCATCACTATTGTGCCTGGCTCAGGTAGCGGGGAGCTGGCACAATTACGTGGCTATTTACAGCTACGCCGGGAAGGCAGTCAACACGCTGACTTACCGGATGGCCTAACACTGAGTCAAAAATGA
- a CDS encoding helix-turn-helix transcriptional regulator, producing the protein MSHFFPEHGAMPVTAVSADFINGHVIPAHSHDLAQLLYAIEGVLVIETNAGRWVVPPSRGVWLKAGISHTVRMRGAARMRSIFVQPDAIPGLPDEDCVIEVSPLLRELILAATRVEGDYLPDSRDARLMRFILDELCTLPVLPFNLPWPQDSRILRVCQLLAAEPSDARTAEDWADLLSMTVKTFHRQFHKQTGVTFGRWRQQARLLLSLESLAQGQPVLQVALQHGYESQSAFAAAFKRQFGMPPSAFYA; encoded by the coding sequence ATGAGTCATTTTTTTCCTGAACATGGTGCGATGCCGGTAACGGCAGTTTCGGCAGACTTCATCAATGGTCATGTTATTCCTGCGCACAGTCATGATCTCGCTCAGCTTCTTTATGCGATTGAAGGGGTTCTGGTCATCGAGACCAACGCAGGTCGCTGGGTCGTCCCGCCCAGCAGAGGCGTTTGGTTAAAAGCCGGTATCAGCCACACGGTGCGTATGCGCGGTGCAGCCAGGATGCGCAGTATTTTTGTGCAGCCCGATGCGATACCGGGACTGCCCGACGAAGACTGCGTGATTGAAGTGTCGCCGTTATTGCGAGAGTTGATTCTGGCGGCAACCAGAGTCGAGGGGGATTACCTGCCAGATAGCCGTGATGCGCGTCTGATGCGGTTTATCCTTGATGAACTGTGCACATTACCGGTTTTACCCTTCAACCTTCCCTGGCCACAGGACTCCCGCATTCTGCGCGTCTGTCAGTTGTTGGCGGCGGAACCCTCTGATGCCAGAACGGCTGAAGACTGGGCTGATCTGCTGTCGATGACGGTCAAAACCTTCCATCGCCAGTTCCATAAACAAACTGGCGTGACGTTTGGCCGCTGGCGGCAGCAGGCCAGGCTGCTTCTCTCGCTGGAATCGCTGGCACAGGGCCAACCGGTCTTACAGGTAGCATTGCAGCACGGCTATGAGAGCCAGAGTGCATTTGCGGCGGCATTCAAACGTCAATTTGGTATGCCGCCGTCGGCTTTTTATGCTTAA